The Loxodonta africana isolate mLoxAfr1 chromosome 23, mLoxAfr1.hap2, whole genome shotgun sequence genome has a segment encoding these proteins:
- the LOC135228583 gene encoding uncharacterized protein LOC135228583: MGVSININKTEVNIFLVFSAFSQDPSDISNDIPGSTSSSETGLNFWQFPVDILLQPFLSDYAKAFDCVDHNKLQITLRRTGIPEHLIVLMRNLYIDQEAVVRIEQGDTDWFKVRKGVRQVCILSPYLFNLYAEQIIPEAGLYEEERGIRIGGRLINSLCYAPDTTLLAETEEDLKHLLMKIKDHSLQYGLHLNIKKTKILTTGPMSNIMINGEKIEVVKDFILLGSTINSHGSSSQEIKRRIALGKSAAKDLFKVLKSKDVTPKTKVRLTQATVFSITSYARESWTTNKEDQRRVDAFELWCWRRILNIPWAAKRTNKSILEEVQPECSLEARMARLRLTYLDMLSGVISPWRRTSCLAEYRVSGKEEDPQQGGLTQWLQQ; the protein is encoded by the coding sequence ATGGGTGTGTCAATAAacatcaataaaacagaggtaaacatctttctagtattctctgctttcagccaggatccatctgacatcagcaatgatatccctggttccacgtcctcttctgaaaccggcctgaatttctggcagttccctgtcgatatactgctgcagccatttttgagtgattatgcaaaggcattcgattgtgtggatcataacaaactacagataacactgcgaagaacaggaattccagaacacttaattgtgctcatgaggaacctttacatagatcaagaggcagttgttcggatagaacaaggggatactgattggtttaaagtcaggaaaggcgtgcgtcaggtttgtattctttcaccatacctatttaatctgtatgctgaacagataataccagaagctggactatatgaagaagaacggggcatcaggattggaggaagactgattaacagcctgtgttatgcacctgacacaactttgcttgctgaaactgaagaggacttgaagcacttactaatgaagatcaaagaccacagccttcagtatggattacacctcaacataaagaaaacaaaaatcctcacaactggaccaatgagcaacatcatgataaatggagaaaagattgaagttgtcaaggatttcattttacttggatccacaatcaacagccatggaagcagcagtcaagaaatcaaaagacgcattgcattgggcaaatctgctgcaaaggacctcttcaaagtgttgaagagcaaagatgtcaccccgaagactaaggtgcgcctgacccaagccacggtattttcaatcacatcgtatgcccgtgaaagctggacaacaaataaggaagaccaaagaagagttgacgcctttgaattgtggtgttggcgaagaatattgaatataccatgggctgccaaaagaacaaacaaatctatcttagaagaagtacagccagaatgctccttagaagcaaggatggcgagactgcgtcttacatacttggacatgttgtcaggagtgatcagtccctggagaaggacatcatgcttggcagagtacagggtcagtggaaaagaggaagaccctcaacaaggtggattgacacagtggctgcaacaatga